ATTTTAGTAACGACGCCAGCGCCGACGGTGCGGCCGCCTTCGCGGATCGCGAAGCGCAGGCCTTGCTCGATCGCTACCGGACTGATCAACTCGATCTCAAAATTCGCATTGTCCCCA
The sequence above is drawn from the candidate division WOR-3 bacterium genome and encodes:
- the tuf gene encoding elongation factor Tu (EF-Tu; promotes GTP-dependent binding of aminoacyl-tRNA to the A-site of ribosomes during protein biosynthesis; when the tRNA anticodon matches the mRNA codon, GTP hydrolysis results; the inactive EF-Tu-GDP leaves the ribosome and release of GDP is promoted by elongation factor Ts; many prokaryotes have two copies of the gene encoding EF-Tu) — translated: GDNANFEIELISPVAIEQGLRFAIREGGRTVGAGVVTKIIE